Proteins co-encoded in one Neofelis nebulosa isolate mNeoNeb1 chromosome 2, mNeoNeb1.pri, whole genome shotgun sequence genomic window:
- the TSPAN1 gene encoding tetraspanin-1, which produces MQCFSFIKTMMTLFNFLIFLCGVALLAVGIWVSVDGSSFLKIFGPLSSSAMQFVNVGYFLIAAGAVLFALGFLGCYGAQTENKCALMMFFLILLIIFIAEVAAAVVALVYTTMAEHFLTLLVVPTIKKDYGSQKDFTQVWNTTMAGLKCCGFNNYTDFEGSPYFMKNHTFPPYCCLDNGNGTATEPCTKEKADDNIVQGCFNQLLYDIRTNAVTVGAVAAGIGGLELSAMIVSMYLYCNLK; this is translated from the exons ATGCAGTGCTTCAGCTTCATTAAAACCATGATGACcctcttcaatttcctcatcttt cTGTGTGGCGTTGCCCTGTTGGCAGTGGGCATCTGGGTGTCCGTCGATGGGTCATCCTTCCTGAAGATCTTCGGGCCGCTGTCATCCAGTGCCATGCAGTTTGTCAACGTGGGCTACTTCCTCATCGCAGCTGGTGCTGTGCTCTTTGCTCTTGGTTTCCTGGGCTGCTACGGTGCTCAGACTGAGAACAAGTGTGCCCTCATGATG TTCTTCTTGATCCTCCTCATCATCTTCATTGCTGAGGTTGCAGCTGCTGTGGTTGCCTTGGTGTATACCACCATG GCTGAGCACTTCCTGACGTTGCTGGTAGTGCCTACCATCAAGAAAGACTATGGTTCTCAGAAGGACTTCACCCAAGTGTGGAACACCACCATGGCAGGG CTCAAGTGCTGTGGCTTTAACAACTACACGGATTTTGAGGGCTCTCCCTACTTCATGAAGAACCATACCTTTCCCCCGTACTGTTGCCTTGACAATGGCAATGGCACAGCCACAGAACCCTGCACCAAGGAGAAGGCTGATGACAACATTGTACAG gGCTGCTTCAATCAGCTTCTGTATGACATCCGAACCAACGCAGTCACTGTGGGTGCTGTGGCAGCTGGAATTGGGGGCTTGGAG CTGTCAGCCATGATCGTGTCCATGTATCTGTACTGCAATTTGAAGTAA
- the P3R3URF gene encoding PIK3R3 upstream open reading frame protein yields MGPSQLARAPRPRGLRFRYRRPGMGWPRPRFPRMFKCSRRRYRQKPQGRTPTTAATNFATLATDINNTHTVTTTSVWILPPPVLRHLCQPGSFLIF; encoded by the exons ATGGGCCCTTCTCAGCTTGCCCGTGCCCCTCGGCCCCGGGGCTTAAGATTCCGCTACCGCAGGCCAGGGATGGGCTGGCCTAGGCCTCGATTTCCCAGGATGTTCAAGTGTAGCCGTAGAAGGTATCGGCAGAAACCCCAAGGCAGAACTCCTACCACTGCAGCCACCAATTTTGCCACCCTGGCCACAGATATCAACAACACTCACACCGTCACCACCACCAGTGTGTGGATCCTTCCACCACCAG TTCTCAGACACCTCTGTCAACCTGGCAGCTTTCTGATCTTCTAG